TCGGCCTCATCGGCGAATCCGGCGCCGGCAAGTCGACCATCGGGCTCTCCTCGATGGCTTATGGCCGCGGCAGCGTGAAGATCACCGGCGGCGAGGTCGTGCTCAACGGCCGCGACATTCTTAAGGCTGGCAAGGACGGCGTGCGCAAGCTGCGTGGCAGCGAGGTCTGCTACGTCGCGCAGTCGGCCGCCGCCGCCTTCAATCCTGCGCACCGCCTGATGGATCAGGTGGTCGAGGCCGCGATCCTGCACGGTTCCGCCACCCGCGCCGAGGCCGAGAAGCGGGCGAAGCAGCTCTTCCGCAAGCTCAGCCTGCCGAACCCCGACACGATCGGCGACCGCTATCCGCACCAGGTCTCGGGCGGCCAGCTCCAGCGCGTCATGACGGCGATGGCGCTCTGCTCTGAGCCCGACCTGATCGTCTTCGACGAACCCACGACCGCGCTCGACGTAACCACCCAGATCGACGTGCTCGCCGCGATCAAGGACGCGATCCGCGACACTGGCGTCGCGGCCCTCTACATCACGCACGACCTCGCTGTGGTGGCACAGGTGTCAGACGAGATCATGGTGCTGCGCCACGGCAAGCTGGTCGAATGGGGCGGCACGCGGCAGATCATCAAGGAGCCGCGGCAGGAATACACCAACGCCCTCGTTTCGGTGCACCACATCGAGCACAAGGAGAAGGCGCCGGGCACCACGCCGATCCTCTCGGTCAAGAACGTCACGGCCGCCTATTCCGGCGGTATGGCCAAGGTGCTGAAGAATGTCAGTGTCGACATCTTCCCCGGCCAGACGCTGGCCGTCGTCGGCGAATCCGGCTCCGGCAAGTCGACGCTCGCCCGCGCCATTACCGGCCTTCTGCCGCCGGAGGAGGGCACCGTAACCTTCGCCGGTCGGCTGCTGTCGAAGGCGCTCAAGGATCGGACGCGGGATGACCTGCGCGAACTGCAGATGATCTACCAGATGGCGGACGTGGCGATGAACCCGCGCCAGACCGTCGGCACGATCATCGGCCGCCCGCTCGAATTCTACTTCGGCGTCCGAGGCCGCGAGCGCGACAAGCGGGTCGCCGAACTGCTCGACAAGATCGAGATGGGCAAAGGCTTCGTCGACCGCTATCCGGCCGAGCTCTCGGGCGGCCAGAAGCAGCGCGTGTGCATCGCCCGCGCGCTCGCCGCCAAGCCGAAGCTGATCATCTGCGACGAGGTCACCTCCGCGCTCGACCCTCTGGTGGCGCACGGCATTCTGGAACT
The Mesorhizobium australicum genome window above contains:
- a CDS encoding ABC transporter ATP-binding protein, with translation MASPTHHVDTPPRPKPEDLLLDVRNLKIEAKVFPPGEAPRMVTIVDGVSLTLAKGKVLGLIGESGAGKSTIGLSSMAYGRGSVKITGGEVVLNGRDILKAGKDGVRKLRGSEVCYVAQSAAAAFNPAHRLMDQVVEAAILHGSATRAEAEKRAKQLFRKLSLPNPDTIGDRYPHQVSGGQLQRVMTAMALCSEPDLIVFDEPTTALDVTTQIDVLAAIKDAIRDTGVAALYITHDLAVVAQVSDEIMVLRHGKLVEWGGTRQIIKEPRQEYTNALVSVHHIEHKEKAPGTTPILSVKNVTAAYSGGMAKVLKNVSVDIFPGQTLAVVGESGSGKSTLARAITGLLPPEEGTVTFAGRLLSKALKDRTRDDLRELQMIYQMADVAMNPRQTVGTIIGRPLEFYFGVRGRERDKRVAELLDKIEMGKGFVDRYPAELSGGQKQRVCIARALAAKPKLIICDEVTSALDPLVAHGILELLLDLQKEEDVAYLFITHDLATVKSIADSIAVMYRGEVVRYGPKSKVLTPPFDAYTDLLLSSVPEMELGWLEKAIKGRRMESAGN